ATCACTTGCATTTTTATAtgcttctttgttgtttgtttttctactggATCCATGTGCAGTTTGGTAGCTTTAACACTATAATTGAACGAGTAAACTGAGAATGTGAAACTAAAGAGAAAGGAGTCATTTCTAAATGTGCAAGTATTTATAAGTGTTTTATATACTTGCTGCGTAAGAGCTGATGTATTTGAACTGAACTACAGTTGCAGTCAAGGCTAATTAAGCTAAGTAATCATATTTCTTCCTAGGCAATATTTTCACAATTTCAACACAGTCGAGAAAAAGCACTCCCATCAGATAACATGAGACATGCCCTGGCAGAAAGTTTTAAAGATGAACAGCGTTTCCAGCTTGGATTCATGGATGATGCAGCAGAATGCTTTGTGAGTACTCCTTATAATAGTCATCAAGTAGGATTAAGTTGGGTTTCTGGGAAGGATACCAAGCTGGCCTGTTGTTGGTAGCTTTAGATTTGCAGGTAGGGTACAAGTGGCATATACTGTTGATCTTGTTTTTATCAATTTACGGAGACAAAATGTATGAAGTTTCTGGTAATGTGGGATGGAATAGTGTTGGATTTGCTCTGTGGTTTCTTCGCTGGGGCTGTAGCTCAGACAAAGGGGTAGGTGAAGTGTTGCATGGAGTGAGTGACAAATagctgctgaatgtttttgggATTATCTTCACTTAAGTCTTCTGCAGAGGAGATTTCCACTCCTTTTATCCAAGGCTGAATGAATACATGAAGATCTTGACTCTTTCAGCAGTTGTCTCCTTTTATGAAATATCTAACTGAAAAGCTTGAACTTTTATTGGAGCCATAAAAGAAGACAGGATCACCTGGATTTTGTCAAAGATGCTTTTCTGAGAAGTCTTCTGTTAGACAATGGAAATTATTCACcttaataaataagtaaataaatcagttttagaaactgaagatgctttttgctttgattACTTTAAGATTTGAACGTCATCTGAAATTACCTACAAATGGATAGCTACCTGCCAGATGCATTTACAAATATGTGGGAAATTCAAATGAAGAACTCCTGTGACTGTTTGGATTATTTGCAGGCAGATTACTAAATTGCAGTCAGGAAAGGGAATCTGATCAGGATTGTATCTAAGCAGAATGTGTTTGGACCCCAGAAGAAATCAGCCAAATTAGCTGTCTAGATCTGCTTCCTTCTGTTACCTCTATTATGTTTtggcaaagggaagaaaatggcCATGCTGATTCAGGGGGTAAATGAATGACAATTACAAGGCAATTTTTTTCGTCCTTTTGTTAAAAACTGAGACCAGGGATGAGTTAAGATGTGCGATTTATGAGCGTCTTCCAGGCCTCTGTCAGCAGTAGTCATTCATTGCATAAGCTTCACTAAACATGATTGGATGATCAGATTGAGACAGAGAAAATACACGTGTATGAAGAGCTGAGACAGAGGCCTGATCCAGAACAAATTTCAGGCATTGCAtgtaattaaattaatattgtcttcatttattattttttttccttgaagattTACTTATTTTGAAGGAGAACATGCTAGGAAGTTAGAGTTGAATAATGCTAGTGCTCTTTTGTTATGTTTGAAAGCTTTGAGGTGAAGAGAATTTCCATCTACTTGCTTGTGAATAGGAACAGAACTATGTACATGTTAAATAGATCGTAGATATTAAAGGAGAATAGCTGCTGGAATATTGAACTATAATATTGCTTATGTATTCCAACTTCATCAATTTAGtttgtatttacatttttgtttctatttaggAAAATATCCTTGAGAGGATACATTTTCACCTAGTGCCAAACAGCGACACAGATATGTGCACTTCAAAATCCTGTATTTCTCATCAGAAGTTTGCAATGACACTGTATGAACAGGTCAGACCTTAATGATTTAACAAATAATTTGGTTCCACTGTTAcgaataaataaaaacaaaaggatttttACTTTTCTAGTGCGTATGCCGTAGTTGTGGAGCATCATCAGACCCATTGCCTTTTACGGAATTTGTGCGTTATATTTCTACCACAGCTTTGTGGTAAGTGCTTTTATTCTTGTATATGTCTCAGTTTTCTACATGTAACCTCCTAGGAATAAACAAACCATGACAGAGAAATACTGTAAATTGTAAATTGTAAATAAGTGCTTTTGAGATTGTATCGTGAAGGAACGTGGATTTCAAAAGCAAGATGTAGAGAGAttttatgcttaaaaaaaaacaacagtgtaGGTTGTTACTGTTTCAGCTGTGAATctattatttgcttttaagaagACAATTACATCAATGTATTTTTCACAGTAATGAGGTAGAAAGAATGATGGAGAGGCATGAGCGTCTCAAGCCAGAAATGTTTGCGGAACTGCTGCAAGCAGCAAATACTGCTGATGACTACAGAAAGTGTCCTGTAAGTAAGCAGAGATTCTGTGACTTTGTTAAGACTCAATGTGGAGCTCTTTCTGATACTAAATCAGAGTAAAGTATTTATCTAAAAGATTCCTTTTATCTGGTTCAGAGCAGTCTAGCTTAGGGTAAGAAGGCCTGTAATTAATTTCTGTTGCTCCATTTATAGATAAACTTTGTTGTTCAGGTGGCCTGGTTAGAAACTTATTAACTTTATGCTTTATACGTCACTCCACGTTAAATATACTGCTAGGTATTTCTGGTTGGTCTGTAGAGGTGTATTGTTTGAACGAAGCACCTTCAGTTCATAGTTCATATATACTGACAGCTTGACAAAACTGTCTTACATTGGAACAGTGTGGTGCttataaagataaaaatagtCTCCCTTTCAACTTATTCTCTTTCATTAAATAATACTGTCAATAGTTATTAGTACTGTTAATTTAGGAGTCATCAAACAGTATGTAAAGTTAATACTTTTGTGTAGGAACTCAACTTCAGAATACCAGGGTTGGTTTttctgggttattttttttagcataaTTTACTATAATTCATTATAGTActataaatttatatttaactttcctctgctgccattttgtttttttccctttctctagAGTAACTGtggtcaaaaaataaaaattcgTCGTGTTCTTATGAATTGCCCTGAGATCGTGACCATTGGTTTAGTCTGGGACTCAGAACACTCTGATCTGACAGAAGAGGTTATGCGAAATCTGGCAACACAACTTTATCTTCCTGGGGTATCTGACCTAAATTAACTAATTATTTATTCTATAATTTACTCTGATATGTTTatgtaaatattaatatatgcatatatatctGCATGTATACAAGtatatcattttttaaatacaatttaacTTCAAATATTATAGCTAACGTTCTGTGTAATGTGCTACTTGGCACAGCATTTGTGAGATGAAAATACGTTGTCAGATAGATCAGTCTTACATCAAAGTATGAAGATGAATGTAGATGAATTCCTAATTGAAGATCTAAATATATCATATTTGGTTTGAAATGTGTAGAATTATTCCAGAGCATTGATGTTTTGCTCTATTGACTATGTTAAAAACGAATGTCAAAATAGATGCGATATAGTAATATATATAGTAATATAGTGAGATGTAATAAGTGCCAACATCATTACTTATATTCATGAAAATCTGAATAATGCAAATGCGtatttaataacaataacatTTCAGAAGTGCTGGTAATAGGTCTTGTGATGAAGGCCAAATGTTCTGCAGACATGTACAAATATTAACTGTTTCTACAGCTCTTCTATAGGGTTACAGATGAAAATGCCAAAAACAGTGAACTTTTTCTTGTGGGAATGATTTGCTACACAAGCCGACATTACTGTGCCTTTGCTTTTCATACCAAGAGCTGCAAATGGGTGCTGTTTGATGATGCTAATGTGAAAGAGGTAAATACGGTTTTTACTGCTACCAAATTCAGTGATCTTTTAGTTTTCttgaatgcatttttctgaCACTAAGATTCGAATCAGAAGAGTCTTCATTTTAGtgaacttttattttcataagtCAGTTTTCACAAATGAATTTTAGAATCAACTTGACTCCTTCAGATTGCAGATATTTAAGAATTTTAATGTGCTTCCTGTCAGCAATTGAGTTCTTCCTGCCTATGAAAAGAAGAATTCGTGACTGATGGCTATATTCGCAGTAATAATATTCTGATGTGCTGCTTGTTCAAGCTTCTTGTCACAACTTGTGCTAAAATGTTGATTCTTACTGTACCTTCAGAATTAGGAATTTAGTACCTGATGCTTATCACATTATTCTGTTGAATTGGTTTTGATACAGaaagatgatttattttttttccttagattgGAACAAAATGGAAGGATGTAGTCTCCCGGTGCATTCGATGTCACTTTCAGCCATTGTTGCTATTTTATGCTAACCCAGATGGCACAGCTGTATCTCCAGAAGATGCTCCAAAGCAGATTATTTACTGGtctcaaaacaaagcaacaggaGGAAATGCAGAAGACTTGGGTAATCAgatgtattttaataataactGTATTTATGAAATGAAGACTTTAAAGATGGGAGTAGTGGATTTGCTGATatgttcttaaatatttttatcagtaaGTATCTAAGGGGTCTCAAAAGGAAAGACTGGTGTACTCATTTAATAATGAAACTGTGTGTTTTACGTTTGATATGGGAATACCAATTGAGATATGGCTTAAGGGGCTGGGGAGGAATATGTTTTTATTGTAGATTGGTCATTGCTAAACTTAAATGAAGTAATACTTTCAGAATAAAATCATAGTAAATTTGCATGTGGAAGTGCTTTTCTGTATGTACTGATGCATTTTACcagtattttaaaagttatttatgTTAAGCTTTGCTTAAAATATCTTATATGGAGGTATGTTTGGAGTGTGTGTTTCCCTCAActttaagaaaaatcagaacaagTTGCAGGAAACTTGTTTTCCCAGATTTTTACTGCTCTTTTTGATTATGAATGTAACATATAAGTAAAAGAGCAATTGAATTTGacatgcattttcttcatgtgaTGAACTGTGATAGGATGTAGACTGCttcagggaaggagaggagTCTTTTCCACTGCAGTGTGCCATTATGAATACAGCGGTATATAAAGTATTCATGAAGTGTTACAGAAGCTTATTGCCTAGCGTATTGAACTGTAATGAGTGGGTTGTAATGAgtggctgtttttttgttttcagattcttAATTTAGAAttatattttgaattttcatACTGGGAATTTCAGATTAGGAAGCCTTTCATTCTAAAgataaaatgtgttattttctaGGATGTGAGAAGCATTCTACTCCTAAATCAGACCATTCAAAAGAGAATGGAATTGGAGACTCTACTAGTCAAAGGGGTAATAAAAAACTTCAGCCAGATAGTTCAGCATTCAGTAGAAGCCACATTCAAGCTAGCGGTGGTAAAGGTCCAGGTACGTACTTTCACCCCTAACTGCAATACCTGGCTTATGAAATAATTAATAGTATTTCAGGTGTGTGCGAACTTCCACATTAGAACTATTTCCAGACCATTGTCTTTAATGGGTCTTTGAATAGCAACTGATGTTTAAGTAATGTTTGCCctaatagcttttttttttaaatattctttattcCTGTACTGAAGTGGCTCTTGAGGCCTTTCTCAAACTTCATCCTGCCTTCTAGTCATGTCTGGCCAAAGGCATGTATGCAGCATTACTTTAAGTCTTGTATGTTGATACGTACATTTTTGGGgcaaaaaaaaggcaaaaaaaaggaaaagagttttattatatatttctaAAGGTACATTCTGTCAGTAACCCAGGCTTTCAGGAACGCAAACAAtaagaacacagagaaaactaTAAGTAGTAATACTGGGTATTGACTTCTGTATAACGTGTCTGTGCCTTTTCTCCAAACTCGGAATACATGTCAGGGGGAGATGTTTCTATTCTGTCTTTTAGTGTTTTAGGATTGCCAAGCTTCTTTAAACTTGCAAATGCCTCTTTTTTGAAGAGGTCATGACTCCAAAATAGTATTTACCTTTTGAAAAactgagggttttttgttttgttttttaagcagtgactttgctgctttcttaaaaatacaacTTCACGTTTAGGCAAGAATAAAGCcaacttcagtttttttaatataatttttaaaagtggCATTTATTTGAGATGTTTATACACTTGTACCGATAATtgtatcttttgttttcttaagagtCTATGCTGTATAACTCATTAGTCTTTCAGTAGTGCTAATACTAAAATACAAATGTTACAATGCATAAATACTAGTGTGTGCTTTGAtcgtgattttttttattagtgATCTTTGACAAAAGAATCTATTTTTTTTGCAGCTAAGTTAGCTTACGGTGATCAAAAGGACAAACTGAAGGACATATCCAGAGAGTGTGCTCAGAAAGCTGCTGATATGAAAAACTTCTCATCTTTACGAAAAGATGCAGACAGAGGACCAAGAAGGGAATCTGGGAGACAAAGAGGTAATGTTTTAAGATATGAGCAGAGGATCAGTAGATCAAGCAAATTTGCACATCTGTATTAGCTGTGAAGGATTTCATTCTCCTTTCTAAGGAGCAGATTGTaagatctgtttttatttttctgaaatagatACTGAATTTGTTACTTAATGTGTTGAGAGAATGTAGGAAAAGCGTGTACTGTGGCAATGACATGTATAACTGCTTGTGAGAGcttaaatgcagcttttttttttttttttttttttttttttttttttttttttctcattagatTTAATTGGGGAAGATCGTTCCAATTTTAAGTCAGGGTCTCCTCCAGTTGGAAATGGACTTAGACAATGTACGGATCAGCGCATATACAGCAGCCAGGGAAGAGGGCCTTATAAACATGACAGTGTACCTCCCCAAACAAAACTTCCTGTACAGGTGATTGgatcaaataaaacagaagcttttcCTGCTGGTGAAAAACCTACGCTCAGGACCCGATCTGATGGTGTCACTGGCTATGATACGGATAGCAGTCAAGACTCTAGGGATAAAGGAAGTATCATCAGTAGCAGAAGCAGAAGTAAAGGCTGGAAACCCATGCGAGAGACACTAAACGTagacagcattttcagtgaAACCGAGAAGAAACAACATAGCCCGAAGCACAAAGCAAATCTGAACAGTAAATCTAAGCATGAAAAAGAGCGAAGCTTTAACCATTGGCCAAAAGAGAACCAAATCCAGAAAGGTTTAATGACGATATatgaagatgaaacaaaacaagatacGGGAAGTAGAAGTTCTTTGGAttcagagggaaaagggaatgctgaaaaaagcaaaggatttgcagagagaaaaatccaTGGTGATAACTGGCAAATTCAGAGGACAGAATCTGGTTATGAGAGCAGTGATCATATCAGCAATGGATCAGCAAATCCGGACTCACCTGTTATTGAAGGAATCAATCCATCAGATGTCAAGAATATTAATAAAGATGGTGCTTCCTGCAGGTAATGCCAGTTCTATTTACGTGGATTGTCTATGcaggaaaataagttttaaGATTCATTTGTTGTTTCAATCAAGTAAGCATACTTTCAGAACTTCGATACTCTTGAGGATGTATAAAACTAGCAACGTATCTAGAAATATGAATGCAGACAGGAGTTAATCTTACTTTAACTTTGAGGCTGCAGcactatttatttctgttgggAAAGTACTGAGCCACATCATTATGGTGCTGAGCCAGGATTTCTAAGCCCTGCTTTGGGGCAGGGTGTGTTAATTTGAATTAATTGCTACACTTCTTTAGTTATGAAGTTTTTAGTTACTGGGTAACTTGCCATCTGTAATGGAATACAACTGTCTTTATAAATCATATCTATAACAGTCGTATGGATGGGCTCCTGGCAAAAAGATGGAAATGgcagtaaataaataagctaaattttattattcttactATGAATTACAGTAACAGGTATGCTGCCTTTtgggaggttgtggagtttcTGTTCATGGAGATGCTCATAACCCAACTGAACATGACACTGAGCAGCATCTGCTCTGGCTGATCATATTTGAGCAGGGGTTTGGAATAGATGGTCTCATAAGATCACTTCCAGTATTCCTTGTTGCACTGGAGCAGTGATTATTGGGAACACTTCAGATAACTGGAGTTAGATGACCAGTGTTGTCTGTTCCCCCTTAAAGTCactgtagaaaataaatattcaaaatagACATGCTTTCTCAGTGATCTGTTAGTCCATACTTTTTGAAAGtagtatgaaatattttctgtgcagtTGGTGATGTTTTCTCACAGATGGCACATCACTCTAGTGCTGTTCATAACTTTGGGAACCAGCTGTCTTTATTGAGCAGGCTGCTGTGATAATACAAGgcacattttctttattttctctgttgcGTAATGAGTGTCCTGCTGTTGCACTCTAGATTAGGGTTGGGATGAGTGGGTGTGTAATCCCCAGAACAAACTTGGATACACCATCCTCATGAACTGCATGTTTTTCAAGTGTCTGTATGAAAGACTGCAGTTCATCCTAAATTTCTCAGCATCATTACAGCTTGTCATGTGTGGAAGCTGTGTTAGAAGTACTTAAGGGCTCGCTCTCTATCTTACGTATGTTCTGTAGTGTGGCTGTGTTAAAAGTATGTGGGGCTACCTCTCCATCTGAGGTATGTTCTAAAGTGTGTTTTAGTCAAAAACATAGTGGTAAAGGGAGACAAAGTGTCAAACAGGCAGAACTATGTTTTATGTATTCAAGAAGATAATGTTTGTGACGGTGCCTCAGTAGTTTAACCCTTCAAAATCGCCTGTGCTTATTTTACAGTGAGCAGAATTTGTcaacaaaaaaagctgaaaatgtgtTACACTCAGTATCCCAGCACAACAGAAACTTTTATGGTAAGAACTTGcgtttacaaaaaaaaaaaaaaaagaaaaaaaaagaaaaaaagctttctagAAATACTGGAGGTGTACCAAGATTTTCATACCAACGTACTAATATCTCACAGGAGATGGAGAGGTTTCTGGTGATCTCTTTTACTGTATAATGTTGCTGCAATTTTgccatgattttatttttctccactaaaaacacttctgtttaCTAATACTTGTGATTTTTTGAATGACACTTTGCTGGCATAAGGCATCTAGTTTTACTCATTTTCACTGTTGTTATTTGGactcttctttgtttgtttgtttttaatccaaCCCAGGAGGTTAAATGTGACCACCCAAAAAGAGAGTACTTTTATTCCCGTGTTTTCCCCAAAAatagttgtgtgtgtgttcttggTTGATGCTAAGGAcggtttaaaaaaataaatatatatgtatatctatgGATAGGCTGTAgtatgatttcttttcttgcaagATATGAGGCAAAATCAGGAAGAAACACTTGTAATAAGGAAATCTGCTTCCTTTTACATACCAACATGCCTGCTGGATTTTTATAAATGCCTTGGTGTATAAATGTTACAGGTCACCATGAGGCCAGCCAAAATCATTATCTACTGTTGCTGGAACAATGGAATGGTGCTTGTACAAGGAGGTGCAATAAGTATTAAGACACTTCCCCAGGAAATGTTTGATTTTCATAGATACTGTACTTTCATTTGAAGAATGTACAGTGTAGTTTCTTCTAAGACTTAAATTTCATGTCGGAGGTGGATTTGCTGTACCACAGTTTCGTTGCTATTCCAGTTACTTTTTGGTTGTAGAAAGAAAGCTAACTTGGTGTTTTATCTTGAtgacagaagaaacattttacGTGGAACACAaagatctgtttttctgtgattattttttttcctgctacgGTTCTGTACTATAACTGTACTTTCCagtaggagaaaaaataataaggtagtgaaaacaaacaaaaaaaacccatcaaaaccaaccaaacagaCAACGCACAAAAAGCGCtactgaaaatatataaaagtcCCTGTCAGGATGAGAAATAGGTAGCTTAATTAGCTTACACAGTAAactaatatattaaatataGCTATAACTCATCACCCATCGTATTTCTTCAGTACTGTTTTCTATTCCAAGTAACCCTTACAGTTATAATAAAGCATTATCATAACAACTGTCAAAGATTATTGATGTTAAAGCCCCATCTACTCAATACTTCTATTTCAGTAACTAACTTTTTATTAGTTccttaacaaaaaaaagatgcaatTCTAAATTAGATGTGAAGTTCTCAcgtgtttgttttgtaaaactgtttttaatgtaaGTGATTAataggctgaaaaaaaataatgaataatgtGATTATATCACATGTGAGATAAGGATTTACTTAGACTGATTTTGGTTGTCtaaaaagtgtgtgtgtgtctgaacACCttaaggaggaggaggagaagttGTTTACAGGCACCAGTTGTACCACCTTATGTTATGTTTCAGAATGTTAAGAGCAAGACTAGAACTGATAGGTAAATACCACACagacttctaaaaaaaaatggtacttCAGCAAGTAAACACCCAGTCATTTctgagaataaaatgaaatgtaagaaATCCTCCGTAGCTGCTCATAGCAACTTGTAAAAATATCTTGTCCATTAGTAGGGAAATAGCATTTAACTTTTTATTATGCCTACCATTTTTACTGGTACCTGATTTTAACAGAAGCTGAATGAGGATACTGACTGTTCAGTAGTTGAAGAATTTTGTCCTTGACCTACAAAAATAAACTTATTGTTCGAGCATTATAAAGATAGTAACATTGGATCACATGGTGGTAATGCGAATCAgattgctgcttctttctgtagAAGTAAGCAGTAGATAACTGTAGTACTAAAGTAAATGACCCATGTGACCAATACCTAATTTGTGTGATTAAATTTTGGGAGGAAAATATGGTTATTAAGCAAACAGGGTGTTCAGAACTTTTATTTATGCATTGATGTTCATGATGTTTGAGTTCAGTGAACATGGGTGGTGGTATTTTCTGTGTATGTAGAACAAATGATATAAAGAGTGTGAGGGCAGAATTTGGAACCTTACGTTTTTCACACTGAAGAAAGATGGCTATAACTCTTGGAAATACAGAGTTAGGGGTATAGAGTATCTTCTTGTGGCTTTTCATAAGAGTAACCATGCTAGCTACtgataattattttcataataaaGTGCTTTCAGTTGCCTTTGTGAAAATGAACCCTTGACTCTGAAGACATGCACCTGTGAAATTGCCACTCTGACAGTTTCTGTAAAAAGCATTATTGTTGGCAGGGGAAATGGTTCCAGAGTTCACTAGCATGACACAACTCCAATtccatttaaaatcattttgaagcTCTTATGAATATGTCAGCAGGAGTCCAAATTACCTTTGCTTCTTTGTCACACTAGAAAGCCACATAAGCTATAATTTGGACataattctgaaaaagaaaatcctaggaaaaaataaaaaatacaggaaacatGCAGCTAAAGCAATAGGTAGAaattgattgatttattttttttatgtatagAATTCAGATGTTGCAGAATTTTGCACATGTATGTGTGAATTAAGTCATTAGAGAAGAACTCTTTTTTGACTTGTTGGCTACAGAATGGGTGTTCATGACTTTAAAATCTAGATTGCCTATACAGATGTGAAAGTGGGTGTTCTCAAATCTTAAAAGCAGATCAGTGTGTATTTGAGAGACCGGAATTACCTTTACTTAGTGGTAAGTTGCTTATGACCTGTTGATAAGGTTGGCAGTCTCTAGCTGAGCACAGTGCTCATGTGTCCCATATCTAGTTTTGCAAAGAACCTAGAGCCAAAATTCCCAATAGAGTCTAAACCGGGTTTTAACCTTGCGTGGATCTCATgtcagcagaagagaaaataacacGTCTATTTTTAAGTTAGCTGGAATTCTGAAGGCACAAATCACCTGGTATCACTGAGCAGATTTGGTTGAACGTGTGCCATGGTCACTCTACTAACCTTTGCTGCCTCCTCCTGACAGATTTATGACACTGCCTCTTGGAAGGACCTAATGTGCTGCATTCCTTTAGTTTGGCTTGGAATGCTCTTCACATCAGCTGTTTTGTGGAATTAAAGAGAAGTTGTATAGCCTGTGCTATAAAAGGGATTTATGGCTTAGCGAAATctacagcagaaggaaatatttgctATTTGATGACCTCAGTGTTAGTTATCTCTGAAGGCACAGTCTGCTGGAACAGTTTTgaacttgctttctgtttgggTCCTTGACCCTTGCAGCTATGACAAGGGCTCATTCAAGTGGTACTGTTTACCACACTTTTGTTAGTTTCAAGGCTGGAAGGGATATTGAAGGTTTTGTCTTTTCAGGTATACACCTTTTCTAGCCTCTACAATCTTTGTCCTTCATCAAAGATTTAGCATCTTTAATCTTTCCTCTCTTAACGATTGGACAGATGTGGACTCTTGAAGCAAATCTCCAACGTTGCCCAAAGTTTAGTTGTTCGGGgctttttgtgttggtttgttttttaacttctaTTCTGTCATTCTTTTGACTTAAGTCAAAATAAGTTTACCTATCAAAATAATGCCACTAaggctttattttaaatgaagaaattaacaACATGttcaaattaagaaataaaCGATAAAGCACCGTAGTAAGATTACATCAGGTAAGAAAAGATACAAATCTTTTGCAGCTTTCTCTGATGCAAAAGGGACAGTCTGTTACCTGTTTGCAGTAGGATAAGTTGAATCTGAACTCAAGATCAGTCTGCTCAACTATTtgaggctgtgtgtgctggttTTTGTGAAGCACATTCCCAGTTTTTTCTGAGATAAGTAACGTAGTTGCATGGTACACTCCATACACTTAGAAAATTCAACTTATTTTGAATGGCTGTGAAGCAGGTGACTGATTACATACAACAAGCTAATTATTGCGTTAGGAACATTTACAGTAGCTATCTTTAAACAGACTTTTCCTTGTCACTTGCCAAAAGTCTTTTCTGTGTGGTGTTAACATGGATTCTTCAATACTTCTTTTATTCACTGTTCAGTAAGAGCTGCTTTGTTCAGAAATAGtatcttttaaaagcaaagaatttgTTCTCTGGTCAGTGAATAGGGGTTTCTAGAGTGTGTGTAGTATTCCTGGCCCACACACTCGTAATGTTGTGTGCTGAGAGTGTGTGGGTGAGAGTGCTCTCTATCTACTCATTGTCTCTGCAAACTGTACGATTGTTGTAAGAGAAGTAACGGTTATCTGGCATTTCATAAATGTTTCAAGAATGCTCAAAGTTTTTCTCATTtgagtaaaacaaaaaaacaatgctCTGACATTATTCTATTTTGTTAATAAATTGTGTGAAATTTCAAAAGTCATGAAATATATAACTTACAATTTATTTTGGCTATCTGTATAAATGCTTGTATGAATATCTGTTCTCAAAATGTGTTTATAATTATGTGATGTGTTAGCGTTTGAAAGGATGTCTATAGGACTCCAGAATTGTGATAATTACCCCTTTCCTGACAAAAGTGCTCTATATTATTGTAGGCTAATACATGCTCTGATTCtctgatgattttattttttccaaaactcTTATTTTGACTCATGTCAGATCCTGTCAAGAGTTGtttcctgttgtgttttgtttgtctgttaaCCTCTGAGAGGTCACAAGGGAATTGGAC
This DNA window, taken from Excalfactoria chinensis isolate bCotChi1 chromosome 4, bCotChi1.hap2, whole genome shotgun sequence, encodes the following:
- the USP53 gene encoding inactive ubiquitin carboxyl-terminal hydrolase 53 isoform X2, encoding MNSCGASSDPLPFTEFVRYISTTALCNEVERMMERHERLKPEMFAELLQAANTADDYRKCPSNCGQKIKIRRVLMNCPEIVTIGLVWDSEHSDLTEEVMRNLATQLYLPGLFYRVTDENAKNSELFLVGMICYTSRHYCAFAFHTKSCKWVLFDDANVKEIGTKWKDVVSRCIRCHFQPLLLFYANPDGTAVSPEDAPKQIIYWSQNKATGGNAEDLGCEKHSTPKSDHSKENGIGDSTSQRGNKKLQPDSSAFSRSHIQASGGKGPAKLAYGDQKDKLKDISRECAQKAADMKNFSSLRKDADRGPRRESGRQRDLIGEDRSNFKSGSPPVGNGLRQCTDQRIYSSQGRGPYKHDSVPPQTKLPVQVIGSNKTEAFPAGEKPTLRTRSDGVTGYDTDSSQDSRDKGSIISSRSRSKGWKPMRETLNVDSIFSETEKKQHSPKHKANLNSKSKHEKERSFNHWPKENQIQKGLMTIYEDETKQDTGSRSSLDSEGKGNAEKSKGFAERKIHGDNWQIQRTESGYESSDHISNGSANPDSPVIEGINPSDVKNINKDGASCSEQNLSTKKAENVLHSVSQHNRNFYDSRKDPVNTEVNYRPHVNVPTELHLQVPSPQVKRAEMPEINRKFFPSSTLQPVVKEIVKSDSRNKANEQNSSEWLNPDRFETMNVSAYCADGVSHPYAENNCGRKPVNNDFHPSSQPQPHHARTFGPKVGFSPFVPQNPSERPAVLSPPCERAGHQLRRVDALWVPEAVYQNLPPPLPPKKYALNILPGSENNSVADVKSTEVLQNNFRQTGAPFKSASETNVFTSEQRLKESFQGNELFVHKPDSPPSLPVNDFWLMSENFLKKGSRHTGPSAGYVDGNDSVSLTTYFSVDSCMTDTYRMKYHQRPKLYFTDSGSFHKEKHLTPAGVELNATYHTTLEPRHPTSEQRYKANVEGLHCSR
- the USP53 gene encoding inactive ubiquitin carboxyl-terminal hydrolase 53 isoform X1, producing MAWVKFLRKPGGNLGKVYQPGSILSLAPTKGLLNEPGQNSCFLNSAVQVLWQLDIFRRSLRGLTGHVCQGDACIFCALKAIFSQFQHSREKALPSDNMRHALAESFKDEQRFQLGFMDDAAECFENILERIHFHLVPNSDTDMCTSKSCISHQKFAMTLYEQCVCRSCGASSDPLPFTEFVRYISTTALCNEVERMMERHERLKPEMFAELLQAANTADDYRKCPSNCGQKIKIRRVLMNCPEIVTIGLVWDSEHSDLTEEVMRNLATQLYLPGLFYRVTDENAKNSELFLVGMICYTSRHYCAFAFHTKSCKWVLFDDANVKEIGTKWKDVVSRCIRCHFQPLLLFYANPDGTAVSPEDAPKQIIYWSQNKATGGNAEDLGCEKHSTPKSDHSKENGIGDSTSQRGNKKLQPDSSAFSRSHIQASGGKGPAKLAYGDQKDKLKDISRECAQKAADMKNFSSLRKDADRGPRRESGRQRDLIGEDRSNFKSGSPPVGNGLRQCTDQRIYSSQGRGPYKHDSVPPQTKLPVQVIGSNKTEAFPAGEKPTLRTRSDGVTGYDTDSSQDSRDKGSIISSRSRSKGWKPMRETLNVDSIFSETEKKQHSPKHKANLNSKSKHEKERSFNHWPKENQIQKGLMTIYEDETKQDTGSRSSLDSEGKGNAEKSKGFAERKIHGDNWQIQRTESGYESSDHISNGSANPDSPVIEGINPSDVKNINKDGASCSEQNLSTKKAENVLHSVSQHNRNFYDSRKDPVNTEVNYRPHVNVPTELHLQVPSPQVKRAEMPEINRKFFPSSTLQPVVKEIVKSDSRNKANEQNSSEWLNPDRFETMNVSAYCADGVSHPYAENNCGRKPVNNDFHPSSQPQPHHARTFGPKVGFSPFVPQNPSERPAVLSPPCERAGHQLRRVDALWVPEAVYQNLPPPLPPKKYALNILPGSENNSVADVKSTEVLQNNFRQTGAPFKSASETNVFTSEQRLKESFQGNELFVHKPDSPPSLPVNDFWLMSENFLKKGSRHTGPSAGYVDGNDSVSLTTYFSVDSCMTDTYRMKYHQRPKLYFTDSGSFHKEKHLTPAGVELNATYHTTLEPRHPTSEQRYKANVEGLHCSR